One genomic region from Vibrio sp. SCSIO 43137 encodes:
- a CDS encoding glycerol dehydrogenase, whose product MDKIIISPSKYVQGANVLGSIGEYVKPLGTKVLAIADKFVTGLVGDTVQTSCAAAGVEITMVEFVGECSRPEIERIMEIAKKEGAEVVIGIGGGKTLDTAKAAAFYNKVPVVVAPTIASTDAPTSALAVIYTPEGEFAEYLMIPNNPNMVIMDTQIIASAPTRLLVAGMGDALSTYFEARANGISGKSTMAGGKPTRSAQALAKLCYETLIADGLKAKIACDQNLSNEAVENIIEANTYLSGIGFESSGLAAAHAIHNGLTKLEECHHLYHGEKVAFGTLTQLVLENAPMQEIEEVISFCKSVGLPTNLKEMGVTEIKRDKMMEVAEASCAEGETIHNMPFEVTPELVLAAMLVANELGA is encoded by the coding sequence ATGGACAAAATTATTATTTCTCCAAGCAAATATGTTCAAGGCGCAAATGTTTTAGGCAGCATTGGTGAATATGTAAAACCACTAGGCACGAAAGTACTGGCTATTGCAGATAAGTTCGTCACCGGTCTGGTAGGTGATACGGTACAAACTAGCTGCGCTGCGGCCGGCGTTGAAATCACTATGGTTGAGTTTGTTGGTGAATGTAGTCGCCCTGAAATTGAGCGTATTATGGAAATCGCCAAAAAAGAAGGTGCGGAAGTAGTTATCGGTATCGGTGGTGGTAAAACTCTTGATACTGCAAAAGCAGCGGCATTCTACAACAAAGTACCTGTGGTTGTTGCTCCTACTATCGCTTCAACAGACGCACCAACCTCAGCACTGGCAGTTATCTACACACCAGAAGGTGAGTTTGCAGAGTACTTAATGATTCCGAATAACCCTAACATGGTTATTATGGATACTCAGATTATCGCTTCAGCTCCTACTCGCCTTCTGGTTGCGGGTATGGGTGATGCTCTGTCTACCTATTTTGAAGCCCGTGCAAATGGTATCTCTGGTAAATCAACTATGGCTGGTGGTAAACCGACCCGTTCTGCACAGGCTCTGGCAAAATTATGCTATGAAACTCTGATTGCTGATGGTCTGAAAGCAAAAATCGCTTGTGATCAGAACCTGTCTAACGAAGCGGTAGAAAACATCATTGAAGCTAACACTTACCTTTCAGGTATCGGTTTTGAGTCTTCCGGTCTGGCTGCTGCGCACGCCATTCACAACGGCCTGACCAAGCTGGAAGAGTGCCACCACTTATACCACGGTGAGAAGGTTGCGTTCGGTACCCTTACTCAGTTAGTTCTGGAAAACGCACCAATGCAAGAGATTGAAGAAGTGATCTCTTTCTGTAAGTCTGTCGGCCTGCCAACGAACCTTAAAGAGATGGGTGTAACGGAGATCAAACGCGATAAGATGATGGAAGTTGCTGAGGCATCTTGTGCGGAAGGTGAAACCATCCATAACATGCCTTTCGAAGTAACACCTGAACTGGTACTTGCTGCAATGTTGGTAGCTAACGAGCTAGGTGCCTAA
- the rsgA gene encoding ribosome small subunit-dependent GTPase A → MSSNLSLPQMGWQAFFQQQLTLEEYQSTTIARIAAQHRSGFQLLTEKLLTRTGTITLPQNPNFPPMTVGDWILLDQEQKFVRCLERSSLFQRKAAGTKASYQLIAANIDTLFIVCSLNDDFNLNRIERYLALANEAQVEAVVVLTKADLCKDAETQKAEVQKLDPMLMVETVNALDSESVDKLSGWCKQGKTVAVMGSSGVGKSTLLNTLMASETQLTGGIREDDSKGRHTTTSRSLHQLPHGGLLIDTPGMRELQLTDCEAGVSETFSDIEEIARECRFSDCQHQSEPRCAIQSALSQGTIDERRLNNYFKLLREQARNSATLAEQRAASKQFGKMVRSVQNESRYLKKGR, encoded by the coding sequence ATGAGTTCAAATTTATCTTTGCCACAAATGGGTTGGCAGGCTTTCTTTCAACAACAACTAACACTTGAAGAGTATCAATCAACAACGATTGCCCGTATTGCAGCGCAGCACAGATCCGGCTTTCAATTACTTACAGAGAAATTGCTAACAAGGACAGGCACCATAACACTGCCACAAAATCCTAATTTTCCGCCTATGACGGTGGGAGACTGGATTCTTCTGGACCAAGAACAGAAGTTCGTTCGATGTTTAGAGAGAAGTTCACTGTTTCAGCGAAAAGCTGCCGGCACTAAGGCCAGTTATCAGCTTATCGCCGCGAACATTGATACCCTGTTTATCGTCTGCTCTCTCAACGATGATTTTAACCTTAACCGGATCGAGCGTTATCTGGCATTAGCGAATGAAGCACAGGTAGAAGCCGTGGTTGTTCTGACCAAAGCTGACTTGTGTAAAGACGCTGAAACACAAAAGGCTGAGGTACAAAAACTTGATCCCATGTTGATGGTTGAAACTGTCAATGCTCTTGATAGTGAAAGTGTCGATAAACTTTCCGGCTGGTGTAAGCAAGGAAAAACTGTTGCGGTTATGGGGTCATCCGGTGTGGGTAAATCCACTCTGCTGAACACATTAATGGCGTCAGAAACCCAGCTTACCGGTGGTATCCGTGAAGATGACAGCAAAGGGCGTCACACCACCACTTCACGCTCACTGCATCAACTACCTCACGGAGGGCTTTTGATCGATACTCCGGGAATGCGGGAGTTGCAGCTAACCGACTGTGAAGCCGGTGTCAGCGAAACCTTCTCTGATATTGAAGAGATCGCCCGGGAATGTCGCTTCTCAGATTGTCAGCATCAGAGCGAACCCAGGTGTGCTATTCAGTCTGCACTCTCTCAGGGAACCATTGATGAAAGGCGGTTAAACAATTATTTCAAGTTGTTACGTGAACAGGCAAGAAACAGCGCCACTCTGGCAGAGCAAAGAGCTGCAAGCAAACAGTTTGGTAAAATGGTGCGTTCTGTACAGAACGAGAGCCGCTATCTGAAGAAGGGACGATAG
- the dhaL gene encoding dihydroxyacetone kinase subunit DhaL encodes MTIEKAQILQWLEDCSVLFAEQQDYLTQLDADIGDADHGLNMNRGFVRVAEKVPTMQKQSIGTILKTTGMTLMSSVGGASGPLYGTFFIRAAGVVDAKESLNSEDLTAMLRAGMEGLVARGKAEAGDKTMCDVWFPVVEACENGLAQGSDVNALLDNIVAVAEEGVHATIALQARKGRASYLGERSVGHQDPGATSSMMMLKSLHKVVLGGS; translated from the coding sequence ATGACGATTGAAAAAGCACAGATTTTGCAGTGGCTGGAAGATTGCTCAGTATTATTTGCTGAGCAGCAGGACTACCTGACTCAGTTGGATGCTGACATTGGCGATGCCGACCATGGTCTGAACATGAACCGTGGATTTGTCCGGGTTGCCGAGAAAGTACCCACTATGCAAAAACAGAGCATAGGTACCATTCTGAAAACAACGGGAATGACCCTGATGTCAAGTGTGGGTGGTGCCAGTGGTCCGCTTTACGGTACATTTTTTATCCGTGCGGCTGGCGTAGTGGACGCGAAAGAGTCACTTAACAGCGAAGACCTGACAGCAATGCTGCGTGCCGGTATGGAAGGCCTCGTGGCACGTGGTAAGGCTGAAGCCGGTGATAAAACCATGTGCGACGTCTGGTTTCCGGTTGTTGAAGCGTGTGAAAACGGCTTGGCTCAGGGATCCGATGTGAATGCGTTACTGGATAATATCGTTGCGGTAGCGGAAGAAGGTGTACACGCTACTATTGCTCTGCAGGCCCGTAAAGGTCGTGCCAGTTATCTGGGCGAGCGCAGTGTTGGCCATCAGGATCCGGGGGCAACCTCAAGTATGATGATGCTAAAATCACTGCACAAAGTCGTGCTGGGGGGAAGTTAA
- the dhaK gene encoding dihydroxyacetone kinase subunit DhaK: protein MKKLINKVEDVVTEQLQGLIKAHPELNVSFEPRFVWRNDNQGKVSFLSGGGNGHEPMHAGFIGKGMLTGACPGEVFTSPTPDQMYECGKKVDNGNGVLFLVKNYTGDVLNFETAVELLHADGVSVGSVVVDDDVAVKDSLYTAGRRGVGATVLIEKIVGAAIEKGFNLQECEELARRVNNNARSFGVALSACVVPAAGKPSFVLEDNEVEFGVGIHGEPGIERREYTDVDSLVEQMFSELIDSAPYTRSLNRWDRIQGCWVAEESTTEEFAPGSELIVMLNGLGGTPESELYGAFNKVHQCIEAAGFKVARSLVGDYCTSLNMEGFSITLLQADSEMLELWDQPVNTPALRWGC from the coding sequence ATGAAAAAGTTAATTAATAAAGTAGAAGACGTTGTAACTGAACAATTACAGGGCCTGATTAAAGCACACCCTGAACTGAATGTGTCATTTGAGCCAAGATTTGTATGGCGGAATGATAATCAGGGTAAGGTTTCGTTTTTATCTGGTGGTGGTAATGGCCATGAGCCTATGCACGCTGGCTTCATCGGTAAGGGTATGCTGACAGGTGCCTGTCCGGGGGAAGTATTTACCTCTCCGACACCAGATCAAATGTATGAATGCGGAAAGAAAGTTGATAACGGTAACGGCGTTCTGTTTTTGGTTAAGAACTACACCGGCGATGTCTTAAATTTTGAGACGGCCGTTGAGCTGCTGCATGCCGATGGTGTTTCTGTCGGTTCTGTAGTGGTTGATGATGATGTAGCAGTAAAAGACAGTTTATACACGGCCGGTCGTCGTGGCGTTGGTGCAACAGTACTGATTGAAAAGATAGTTGGTGCAGCTATTGAAAAAGGCTTCAACCTGCAAGAGTGTGAAGAGTTAGCCAGACGGGTTAACAATAATGCCCGTTCGTTCGGTGTTGCGTTATCTGCCTGTGTAGTACCTGCAGCCGGAAAACCATCATTTGTACTGGAAGATAATGAAGTAGAGTTTGGTGTCGGCATTCACGGTGAACCGGGTATTGAACGTCGTGAGTATACAGATGTAGATAGCTTGGTAGAGCAAATGTTTAGTGAGTTAATCGATAGCGCACCTTACACACGTTCGTTAAATCGCTGGGATCGTATTCAGGGTTGTTGGGTAGCTGAAGAATCCACAACAGAAGAGTTTGCACCAGGAAGTGAACTGATTGTAATGTTGAATGGTTTGGGTGGTACACCAGAGTCTGAGCTATATGGTGCCTTTAACAAGGTACACCAATGTATTGAAGCGGCAGGCTTTAAAGTGGCTCGCAGTCTGGTTGGTGATTACTGTACATCACTGAACATGGAAGGTTTTTCTATTACTTTGCTTCAGGCTGATAGTGAGATGCTTGAACTTTGGGATCAACCGGTGAATACACCGGCCCTACGTTGGGGATGTTAA